The DNA window aagaatctagatggtcataattctatatttaattaaatacaagaaaatacatatagtttagcttagaataaaaaataattctttaaactatatttttcttaaattaatttcaaaataaatgaaattaattatgttgctaatcaattttaattaggttaaactagtgtaattaacctagtacagtcattcaaatcaggcaaatgggccttcacaattggggtggtttgtgtgagggggtgctgggttcagtatgtcgtacccacttctatggctcccaactctcacacaaggcccaaaagagaggaatttaaccttaataagaacaactgttattaattgaataagcccaataactaaatgggcctaaataaattctatcaagaactatgataatttattttagcaacaacaacctatatgcatctataatgaaattaaacacataggctcacacaggcacactttggatgggtcctatcatgttgctaggttatacacagatgaaagaagattgtaaatatacctgttacaaattattatcttgaccaagggagccatcagatcattagatctggcaaaaagtaaccatggctatttgcaatcaagtaataataggttttgaaaacttacaaacaagctaaaacacatactcctgcaacagggttagctggatagttggaagtaggatttatttaattttaaataaataatttcgaataaataaataattaaattaaaaaaaaatttaatattcgaaaaataatttaaaaaaaaattaatttcggaatttaaaattaaatttcgaaaaaatttaaaattaaacctactttttatcttatatctatttaaaattacatgattataaatgtctattttaaatttaaataaggtcaaaatatcttaaaaagatttaaaaaaaatcttaaaagataagatatttttaaatatcttaaaagataagatattttaaaatatcttaaaagattttataaatatcttaaaagatatttttaaaatatcttaaatatcttaaaagatattataaatatcttaaaagatattataaatatctaaaaaatctgaccttaaatttaaaaaaaatataatcaaatttaaaaataagatagatttttaagcaaaaagacaaatactaattctattcgaattcaaattacactaatatcttgaattaatttaaaaaaaattaaattaattcaaaatgataattagaattgaattaggaatagtaatagtatatatacaaaaccatacaaaaaattggaagttaattccatgaaaaagtatgaaaaattgaagaaaaaggaaaaaatccgaaactgtacggacagttctcatGATcgtgaaactatcaagacaaatgttcccgattttgtcaaatcttcaaaaaatcataactaattcaaataaaatccaaattgagttctgtaaaaggctaacttgcttaattttttccatactatccaataaaaataattccagaaacgaaatcacaattatttttcacgaaaatttcacaaacatcaatcaatcatcaaataacactcaatacaacatgataccatccaaagaacatacaaacaatcgttttaaagtccaaatttcttgcaagtaaatcaattaccatggctctgaggccagttgttggaatttattttaccaggatcttagatctactcacaagtatgtttattaacatcctaaatatgaactttctaaaacgataaattaaacacatataaagtttaggaaaccttacattgggtgcagcggaatataatgactccttccgttcagatatctagcccttgattcctttctgtagcagagcattatcaatatctgaacctggatctctttctctgaatctttgatgctgaatctcctttgctgatgatctttcttcacgatcttcctcactatgattgaggtatcacttgatgtgtgtgggcactactctaatcactaagagaggttcgaaatattgaggaagaaaagagagagagagtggcggctagagaagagagtggaggctcaggtttttctgattcagaaagtgtaattttcctgaagccttcactatctatttatagcattcctctagggcttgatttgaattatatggcattaaaataatgaaaaaatcatttaaaaaagctacaaaggtggccgaccatacacttaatggattgggccttgggctttgcaattttgcaattttaacaccttttgtatctgattttctcaaaaatgccaatttcctaattcaaacatttaaatgccaattctaactatttaataactataaataattattaaataatattgtcatttatcatatttattaattgaaccatacaaagtatcataattaacaaatatgcccctattaactctttctttacaatttcgcccttacttagtgaaaatttcacaaatagacatagtctaacttgtgaattataattgattaatcaaaaccaattacatgagtcttacaagcaatattatctcaactagtggggggaccatgggtctatataaccgagctttcaataagtagatcaagaatttagcactaaaattcactaacttattaattcttcgttgaatccacgcatagaacttagaattgcactctcagtatatagaatgctctatatgttccaccatatagacacatcattagttatccattgttataatcctaatgtgatcaatgatcctctatatgaatgatctacactgcaaagggattaaattaccgttacaccctacaatgtatttattccttaaaacacttgaccccgtataaatgatatttcagcttatgtgaaatgagtactccaccatttatgttcgtttggtcaagctcgaaggagatcatcctttgcttactattcgccagatagaagctatagattccatgtttatgctagcgctcccactcaattgcactaccgtgttcccaaaatgtacgtatcaccctgacctaaaagtaggcttaactaacaaatcaaagaacacgaatagcctttcaagattgagcctaatcatatcaggattaagatcatttgatctaggatcaactaggcgatattgacttgaatagatattacggtaagtttaataaatctaagtcaaagttcaatatcggtcccttccgatgcatactccatgcatccaacctgagctttactttaaccaatgttctggaaagaacatagtatttctccaaatacaagtaaactcttgttgtagattatcataccagtaaaaccctgtgtctgataaatctaggaaactttattcacatagtcatgtttactttccaatgtgttgacggcacaataaacaggatcaagtatgtgaaaagggtttcagatgaatttatacattatgtacatataatcatgaaataaatcatgtgaaccatgcaacattaaatgttatttctgatctatattaataagtaaatttgattatattgaaatgagttttatttagggcattaaaCCCAACAAATAGTTGGAATTCTCATCATTGCATCTCACCCAAGTTATTTTACTTTGTTGTCGCAGATAGCTAATATACTTAGCATGAGTTGTAGTAAAAGTTACCTGGCTGAGCTTCTCTTTCTGCTGTAAAGTAATATCTGTAGGGTTTTTAGCAAGCGCCTCTTTAGCTTGGTAAAGATCCTCTTTGGTCCTCTTGAAATCTCTAGTAACATCTCCCACTGAATCCTTGCTGAATCTACGCAAAACATGTTTAACTCTTAGCAGCTTTATGTTCACAGCATCAAGACCCTCCTTCTTAGTTTCATGCTGCCATCCTCCCATCACTGTTTCAGCAAAGCCATTACATAGCATCCAGTGATTACAAAACCGAAATAGTTTGTAACCAACTTGACCTATTTCATGGCTTTTGATTATGCAGAAACTGTGATCAGAAACATTGTCCCATTTGAAGATTGCATCTGTATTGGGGAAAGATTGATACCAACTATTATTAGTAAACACTCTATCCAACTTAGAGTAAATCCTATCCCCAACATCATGTTTATTGGACCAGGTGTTGTGGGATCCTGCACATTTAAAttcttcaacttgaccattcgaGAGCCATTGTTGAGCATCTTCAATATCTTTAGCAGACACAGGATTCCCTCCAGTTCTATCATTATAGCGGAACATTGCATTGAAATCTCCAAAAATAACCCAAGGTTCCACATTCTGTCCAAGACTCTGTAACTTGCTCCAAAGGTCCTTCCTTTCATTTATAGAATTTAACCCATACACTGCAGTAACAAAAAAAGCAATCTGCAACCCACGGATTCTCACTTTACAATGAATAAGTTGAGGGTCCTCTATCAAGATGTCCACACTAACAAACTTCCTTTGCCACAACAGAAGAATTCTTCTCGAAATTATCTCACTAGAAAAGATTTCCCaatttggaaaattatttacaacATCATCAACTACTTTTTGATGCTTCACTTTGGTCTCAAAGAGAGCACCAAAACCTACCTTATTCTCTCTACAAACATCAAGGATATCTCTTTGTttatcctttttattcatgCCCCTAACATTCCAACCCAAAATATTACAAACTTCCATAATTTTTTGGATTAGAGTTAGTAACCATAGTCTCTTCATTCTCTCCCTGTAAAATAGTAAAACCATTGCTTGTTTTTGCTGTTTGGGACTCAACAATAGTAGCCTTAGAACCCTTCTTCTTTGGTGTCATCCTCCCTGACCCTTTTCCCTTCCAAATTCTCATTCCCCTTATCAACCTTATCATCTATACTCTCTAATTTTTCAGCAGCCAAATTATCTTTAACACCTGCTTTTTCCTTCTTCTCGGCTTTTTCTCCCACTTCCATTTTCTTCTTCCAGGTAACCCTTTTCTCCTTGTTGCAATTAGCAACAGTATGTCCCAACATACCACAAGTAGCACACTTGGATGGCAGCCATTCATATTCAACGGATTGTTCAACTAGTCTTTTATGCTTATTAATGAATGAAATGGTTTTCGGAGGGTTATCCGAGATATCCATGTCGACTAAAACACGAGAAAACTTGACCATTGTTCTGTTTTGAGTCACCTTATCAACAATGATTGGTTTTCCTATAGTACTAACAAGAGCACTTAGGTTGTTCTTTCCCCAATATTGTAGTCGCAACCCATTTAATCTCACCCACACAGGGACAGATTTTACCATACGTATCGAATCTAGGTCTGTCGACCATGGTCGTAACACAACTGGTTTTCTATCAAACTGAATTACACCAGATTCCATGACTAAATCTCTTTTTGCTTCATCTCTAAAATTCACCAAAGTGAACCCTGAATGCATCCTTACAATTTTTTCTATCCCCAGGTTCCCCCAAACTCTATTAATAAACCCTTCAAAAACTTTGAAAGGAGGATTAGCACCTAAAACTATACATACTATAGCATTCTTCCAGTAGGAGGCTTCAATTTCTACTTCTTCCAAGTCCAATTTAGCAACAATCTGATCTCCTATTTTTAAGGGTTCCATAAAATTCAATCGGGTAGAAGGGGACAATACCTGATTGGATTTGAACTTGCTCCAAACATCCTTAGCATTGGATCGGAAGTCCACCTTCTCTGCATCATCATGCCAACTCTACGATTTAGGGGTAACCTCCGCCTCTTCGTGAGTTGCAGAAACGACCTGCACTTCAGTCGCAGAACAAATCTGCTCCGACTCCAACACTTCGCAAGGGTAATGAAATACCTCATGAACCAAATCAGA is part of the Cannabis sativa cultivar Pink pepper isolate KNU-18-1 chromosome 5, ASM2916894v1, whole genome shotgun sequence genome and encodes:
- the LOC133038330 gene encoding uncharacterized protein LOC133038330, encoding MVLLFYRERMKRLWLLTLIQKIMEVCNILGWNVRGMNKKDKQRDILDVCRENKVGFGALFETKVKHQKVVDDVVNNFPNWEIFSSEIISRRILLLWQRKFVSVDILIEDPQLIHCKVRIRGLQIAFFVTAVYGLNSINERKDLWSKLQSLGQNVEPWVIFGDFNAMFRYNDRTGGNPVSAKDIEDAQQWLSNGQVEEFKCAGSHNTWSNKHDVGDRIYSKLDRVFTNNSWYQSFPNTDAIFKWDNVSDHSFCIIKSHEIGQVGYKLFRFCNHWMLCNGFAETVMGGWQHETKKEGLDAVNIKLLRVKHVLRRFSKDSVGDVTRDFKRTKEDLYQAKEALAKNPTDITLQQKEKLSQVTFTTTHAKYISYLRQQSKITWVRCNDENSNYLLGLMP
- the LOC133038331 gene encoding uncharacterized protein LOC133038331, whose product is MVKKKRVVRKPVVVRPGSPGVTEELPPIQDSDLVHEVFHYPCEVLESEQICSATEVQVVSATHEEAEVLSPSTRLNFMEPLKIGDQIVAKLDLEEVEIEASYWKNAIVCIVLGANPPFKVFEGFINRVWGNLGIEKIVRMHSGFTLVNFRDEAKRDLVMESGVIQFDRKPVVLRPWSTDLDSIRMVKSVPVWVRLNGLRLQYWGKNNLSALVSTIGKPIIVDKVTQNRTMVKFSRVLVDMDISDNPPKTISFINKHKRLVEQSVEYEWLPSKCATCGMLGHTVANCNKEKRVTWKKKMEVGEKAEKKEKAGVKDNLAAEKLESIDDKVDKGNENLEGKRVREDDTKEEGF